A single genomic interval of Spirosoma taeanense harbors:
- a CDS encoding DUF1573 domain-containing protein, whose translation MHIRNWLLVAALAGIGLGQFSCDNRQQGETAKAAASEKMPRITFAETGVFDFGQLTEGDTVEHVFKFTNTGEFPLIINNITASCGCTTPEWPREPVAPGATSSIRVRFNSRGKSGEQNKTVTVFANTNPSMTDLQFRAMVKPKSDSTGSNS comes from the coding sequence ATGCACATCAGAAACTGGCTTCTCGTCGCGGCTCTGGCTGGTATTGGTCTCGGGCAGTTTAGCTGCGATAACCGGCAACAGGGCGAAACGGCAAAGGCGGCAGCGTCGGAGAAAATGCCGAGGATTACCTTCGCCGAGACAGGTGTCTTCGACTTTGGGCAATTGACCGAAGGTGATACGGTTGAGCATGTTTTCAAATTCACCAACACGGGCGAATTTCCGCTGATCATCAACAACATAACCGCTTCCTGTGGCTGCACAACGCCCGAATGGCCACGCGAACCGGTAGCCCCCGGCGCTACTTCCTCTATCCGGGTTCGGTTTAACAGCCGCGGCAAAAGCGGAGAGCAGAATAAGACCGTTACGGTCTTCGCCAATACGAACCCGTCGATGACGGACCTTCAGTTCAGAGCTATGGTGAAGCCGAAATCGGATTCAACAGGTTCTAATTCTTAA
- the nusB gene encoding transcription antitermination factor NusB has product MQALYALRQAEFSNQQLALDGIADLFQPDLNSMVPQDKRQLEGYRQLAGLLFEEAIKTNQPAQDEDAPQKVLKAANDGLLFYQIRGKKDRQHLAQMMIKQVNGIYEDYLRVLLLLVELGQAARIDRQRQYRDVDETPFPFESDLNDNGVVQALAAHQPLQNEAVRHGISWADDLGFVRKALREVLKTDETYRAYCEKIKHTSDEDQALVQYILRTLIFKHEVIRDHLAEIDLSWIENSEVVRGLAIRTLKSAQGPTGLKLEPLTDDWEEDELFLNTLFQKSLENDAEYEQLLADQLKNWDVERVAILDKIILKLAVCELLNFPNIPIKVTINEYIELAKAYSTPKSGKFVNGILDNLSEKLQATGRLRKSGRGLLDNK; this is encoded by the coding sequence ATGCAGGCGTTATACGCTCTTCGGCAGGCCGAATTCTCTAACCAGCAACTGGCCCTCGACGGCATTGCTGATCTTTTCCAGCCCGACCTCAACTCGATGGTGCCGCAGGACAAACGGCAACTGGAAGGTTATCGACAGCTTGCGGGTCTGCTCTTTGAAGAAGCCATCAAAACCAATCAGCCCGCTCAGGACGAAGATGCGCCCCAGAAAGTGCTCAAGGCAGCGAACGACGGTCTGCTGTTTTACCAGATCCGGGGCAAGAAAGATCGCCAGCACCTGGCTCAGATGATGATCAAGCAGGTAAACGGCATTTATGAAGATTACCTCCGCGTTTTGCTATTACTCGTTGAACTGGGACAGGCCGCCCGCATTGATCGCCAGCGTCAGTACCGCGACGTTGACGAAACTCCATTCCCTTTCGAATCAGACCTCAATGACAACGGTGTTGTGCAGGCGCTGGCCGCGCATCAGCCGCTGCAGAACGAAGCTGTGCGGCATGGCATCTCGTGGGCCGATGATCTCGGCTTTGTGCGCAAGGCACTGCGCGAAGTCCTGAAAACCGACGAAACCTACCGCGCTTATTGCGAGAAAATAAAGCACACGTCCGATGAAGATCAGGCGCTGGTTCAGTACATTCTTCGGACGCTGATTTTCAAACATGAAGTTATCCGGGACCACCTGGCCGAGATTGACCTGAGCTGGATTGAAAACAGCGAGGTGGTGCGGGGACTGGCCATCCGTACGCTCAAATCGGCTCAGGGCCCGACCGGCCTGAAACTCGAACCCCTCACCGATGACTGGGAAGAAGACGAGCTTTTCCTGAATACCCTGTTTCAGAAGTCGCTCGAAAACGACGCCGAGTATGAGCAGTTGCTGGCCGATCAATTGAAAAACTGGGATGTGGAGCGCGTAGCCATTCTCGACAAGATTATCCTTAAACTGGCTGTCTGCGAGTTGCTTAACTTCCCCAACATTCCAATAAAGGTGACCATTAATGAATATATCGAACTGGCAAAGGCGTACAGTACGCCTAAAAGCGGTAAATTTGTCAATGGAATCCTCGACAACCTTTCCGAAAAGCTTCAGGCTACGGGGCGTTTACGTAAGAGTGGACGCGGGTTGTTAGACAATAAATAA
- the yajC gene encoding preprotein translocase subunit YajC, with product MYSILLQASASSNTSMISNVLLWVGIIIVFYFFMIRPQQKKQKDQKNFVENLKKGDNVVTIGGLHGRIVSVEGTTVTLEVDRGVKMVFEKSSISREATITKPEETEK from the coding sequence ATGTACTCCATTCTTTTACAGGCTTCGGCCAGCTCCAACACATCAATGATCTCCAATGTGCTGTTATGGGTCGGTATCATTATCGTTTTTTACTTCTTCATGATTCGTCCGCAACAGAAAAAGCAGAAGGATCAGAAGAACTTTGTGGAAAACCTTAAAAAAGGAGATAATGTCGTAACCATCGGTGGCTTGCACGGCCGCATCGTATCCGTTGAAGGCACAACCGTAACTCTTGAAGTTGACCGGGGCGTAAAGATGGTCTTTGAAAAGTCGTCTATTTCGCGGGAAGCTACCATTACCAAACCCGAAGAAACCGAAAAGTAA
- a CDS encoding YtxH domain-containing protein yields the protein MSRTGRDLTFILTGIATGAIIGLLYAPEQGKITRDRLSFRLSKYREQLEHMINDLLNSADLPENFSKNEGQRVVNDAREKAERLLEDVDRLMAQIKQQNA from the coding sequence ATGAGCAGAACTGGCCGCGATTTAACCTTTATTCTGACCGGAATTGCCACTGGCGCTATTATAGGCTTACTGTATGCCCCCGAACAGGGCAAGATTACGCGTGACCGATTGTCGTTTCGACTCTCGAAATACCGCGAACAGCTCGAACACATGATCAACGACCTGCTGAACTCAGCCGATCTGCCGGAGAACTTTTCGAAGAATGAAGGCCAGCGCGTGGTGAACGACGCCCGCGAGAAGGCCGAACGGCTCCTCGAGGACGTTGATCGGCTGATGGCGCAGATCAAGCAGCAGAACGCATAA